One segment of Nocardioides sp. QY071 DNA contains the following:
- a CDS encoding SRPBCC domain-containing protein, translating into MNPSAQIDIDAPLAVVWDVMTDTGRYGEWNPFVERAETAQPAAVGNPIVLHVVWANGRRTRSPERITALDGPTTDPVSGTTTALMSYVYEGLPARLGLVRGVRHQRLTQHPGGPTTYDTVEEFSGPLVRLAGPGRVADGFRRHAEGLRQRAEREASSRREG; encoded by the coding sequence GTGAACCCCTCCGCGCAGATCGACATCGACGCCCCGCTCGCCGTCGTGTGGGACGTCATGACCGACACCGGGCGCTACGGCGAGTGGAACCCCTTCGTCGAGCGCGCCGAGACCGCGCAGCCCGCCGCCGTCGGCAACCCGATCGTGCTCCACGTCGTGTGGGCCAACGGCCGCCGCACCCGCTCACCTGAGCGGATCACCGCCCTGGACGGCCCCACCACCGACCCCGTCAGCGGTACGACGACCGCGCTGATGTCCTACGTCTACGAGGGCCTGCCGGCGCGGCTCGGGCTGGTCAGGGGGGTGCGCCACCAGCGCCTCACGCAGCACCCGGGCGGGCCCACGACGTACGACACCGTCGAGGAGTTCAGCGGACCACTCGTCCGCCTCGCCGGTCCCGGCCGGGTGGCCGACGGCTTCCGCCGCCACGCCGAGGGGCTCAGGCAGCGGGCGGAGCGGGAGGCTTCCTCGCGCCGGGAGGGATGA
- a CDS encoding sortase, translating to MACVSVAFPAAVAPATAPAAAAAPASARVASTVAMGLFGGFEIDGNTTVDGTGLDWDTTGQHLVDGADDPTQYKNPKDFDNHPSTWQAADAVAPQKDDFTDAWVHTATLNGEVFAYFAFQRAATQGTVNYDIEFNQLDNMPGLPARPVRSVNDLMLDVQQGGNGDFQIVHAYLWTLKSSPDWGANCTEVSGYSPGAGWCEVPVPASAFEGAISGDKIFGEGSLNLSMLFPAGTCSNDYGTINMRSRTSDSPNASLKDYVAADVSVPSTCGKLTINKRDPQGAPAPGATFQISPDPTPGSAAATLTVTDGGAGDDDGAADGVIVIDPVEPGTYTVTETAPPTGMLLPPPADRTQQVTVDEAESVTVNFADPHKWLPPTLTKTAEASYAARYDWTITKTVDQAAWHVPDGTTAKPTYTVTVTAGPEQTSDYRVVGELSITNPNPRPMVVTVTDLLADNTACTVAGTDADAGAPGEQRTLAAGPTTLGYTCTYAQAPGSPSGTNTATLTWSRADYPQQQSDANDPANAPQGSAVATKDYTFARTSRTDETVDVTDTRQGALGTLSWDDVWAMTDHQKVFTYQLELAGEPGECTTYDNTAALTEKDTPTTRDDDASVEVCVGLDLTVEKTVAVAYDRTYNWSLDKTGPASVFVGDDGKTTVDYQIDVQALPTTDSAPILDGTITVENPNDWDVTADVADVFTLNGDDVTCTVTGGDDAVVPKNGTLDLDYTCTIDAGSWPDNYHGTNRVTVTWDKATYFSPTGSATYDNAVEDSETTETPAHKDIDLVDAITEAGGNPVAVTLSPSSLNWVDVWNETGHTVTIDAQVQLDTGLAAGACTTYDNVVSITGTQISDTATTEVCRPEITKTVKAEYGRTYRWTLDKTVDEDSVEIGPDGSATFHYGVTATPDGFTDGTASWTGTITVENPSATKALDTTITDVSGVAGWTCTITGDPAVTVDPGDTTVVPYTCAGDVTTHPSGTNTATATFGGKTVTTEVPVSFAKVTDVDKTITVTDPKAPNTTLGNADWGDGTQATTFEYDWTAPAGTLGVCETYDNTATITETGQNATEKVEVCREAPLEVTKTAAGSYDRTYHWKIAKAADETSVEIRDGQSHDFHYTVDVTKDGYADSGWEAHGTITVHNPNAYADGAIVADVTDDLSGVTGGVCTVTGGTDVELAPGATEELGYACTFGAEPAAYTGTNTATASWTDPDDEDATATGTAPLTLQVDDEIDKSIDVVDDKTEPGASHPLGTSTWDAGPFSYTYTVTKSGVAGTCTTYDNTATIVQAEQSADESVELCVVRTPAAAAAFAGDFDRSYAWAITKEADQTQLQAGVDGKANAHYVVAAIPGAATDSGWTASGSVQVTNPNDFKDVSAGVSVTLDVDAPATCVATGSPVTVPAGQTVAVPITCTFPDSGYADGTATVSIAWAAGSPVVTQVPVAFVLDTETNRTVTVTDDKAGTVGAPATLGTADWNAGGQPTLFDYTLPLSAVPGQCQTWTNTATIVETKQSAGEQVQVCMPGQVGGIELSMQASVKTACVTRRYGEALVTAVNPITSSIPGTVRVRVGKKVRGTAQVQPGQTREIHLTGLRIGKVVRVVMDGGAVLAKAKVKGGCKVKAVAPTTGVRQAAWDGGRLSVPSTGISAQLRATATPRVPLNRNALGQAFFWRGDGEPGGPGSVLVALHSNRSGWAAGNRLPKLRKGATVQVELGSGKVLTYRVTRSIARAPLNLSEKRMAELQSNLGPSQLVLTTCNRWALDGSGRYRYRSLAYLKLID from the coding sequence ATGGCCTGCGTCTCGGTCGCCTTCCCGGCGGCCGTGGCACCGGCCACAGCACCTGCAGCGGCCGCGGCACCGGCGTCCGCGCGCGTGGCGTCGACCGTGGCGATGGGCCTGTTCGGTGGGTTCGAGATCGACGGCAACACCACCGTCGACGGCACCGGGCTCGACTGGGACACCACCGGTCAGCATCTCGTCGACGGCGCCGACGACCCGACCCAGTACAAGAACCCGAAGGACTTCGACAACCACCCGTCGACCTGGCAGGCCGCCGACGCGGTCGCTCCCCAGAAGGACGACTTCACCGACGCCTGGGTCCACACCGCGACCCTCAACGGCGAGGTGTTCGCCTACTTCGCCTTCCAGCGCGCAGCCACCCAGGGCACCGTGAACTACGACATCGAGTTCAACCAGCTCGACAACATGCCTGGGCTGCCGGCGCGTCCGGTCCGCTCGGTCAACGACCTGATGCTCGACGTCCAGCAGGGCGGCAACGGCGACTTCCAGATCGTGCACGCCTACCTGTGGACGCTGAAGAGCAGCCCCGACTGGGGCGCCAACTGCACGGAGGTGTCCGGCTACTCGCCGGGCGCCGGCTGGTGCGAGGTCCCCGTGCCGGCGAGCGCGTTCGAGGGCGCGATCAGCGGCGACAAGATCTTCGGCGAAGGGTCCCTGAACCTCTCGATGCTCTTCCCCGCGGGCACCTGCTCGAACGACTACGGCACCATCAACATGCGCTCGCGTACCTCCGACTCCCCCAACGCCTCGCTCAAGGACTACGTCGCTGCCGACGTCTCTGTCCCGTCCACCTGCGGCAAGCTGACCATCAACAAGCGGGACCCGCAGGGCGCCCCGGCCCCCGGCGCCACCTTCCAGATCTCGCCGGACCCGACGCCGGGCAGCGCCGCGGCGACGCTGACGGTGACCGACGGCGGGGCCGGCGACGACGACGGCGCGGCCGACGGCGTGATCGTGATCGACCCGGTCGAGCCCGGCACCTACACCGTGACCGAGACGGCGCCGCCGACCGGCATGCTCCTTCCGCCACCCGCCGACCGGACCCAGCAGGTCACCGTCGACGAGGCGGAGAGCGTCACGGTCAACTTCGCCGACCCGCACAAGTGGCTGCCGCCGACCCTCACGAAGACCGCCGAGGCGTCTTACGCCGCCCGTTACGACTGGACGATCACCAAGACCGTCGACCAGGCCGCGTGGCACGTGCCCGACGGCACGACCGCGAAGCCGACCTACACGGTCACCGTGACCGCCGGCCCCGAGCAGACCAGCGACTACCGGGTCGTCGGTGAGCTGAGCATCACCAACCCCAACCCCCGCCCGATGGTCGTCACGGTCACCGACCTGCTCGCCGACAACACGGCCTGCACGGTCGCCGGCACCGACGCGGACGCCGGCGCGCCCGGTGAGCAGCGCACCCTCGCAGCCGGGCCGACCACGCTCGGCTACACCTGCACGTACGCGCAGGCACCGGGCAGCCCGAGCGGCACCAACACCGCGACGCTCACCTGGAGCCGCGCGGACTACCCGCAGCAGCAGAGCGACGCCAACGACCCCGCCAACGCACCCCAGGGCAGCGCGGTGGCGACGAAGGACTACACCTTCGCGCGCACCAGCCGCACCGACGAGACCGTCGACGTGACGGACACGCGCCAGGGCGCCCTCGGCACCCTGTCGTGGGACGACGTCTGGGCGATGACCGACCACCAGAAGGTGTTCACCTACCAGCTCGAGCTCGCCGGCGAGCCGGGCGAGTGCACGACCTACGACAACACCGCGGCGCTCACCGAGAAGGACACGCCGACGACGCGCGACGACGACGCGTCGGTCGAGGTCTGCGTGGGCCTCGACCTGACCGTCGAGAAGACCGTCGCCGTGGCCTACGACCGCACCTACAACTGGTCGCTGGACAAGACCGGCCCGGCGAGCGTCTTCGTCGGGGACGACGGCAAGACCACGGTCGACTACCAGATCGACGTCCAGGCGCTGCCGACCACCGACTCCGCCCCGATCCTCGACGGCACGATCACCGTCGAGAACCCCAACGACTGGGACGTGACCGCCGACGTGGCCGACGTCTTCACCCTCAACGGCGACGACGTGACCTGCACCGTCACCGGAGGCGACGACGCCGTGGTCCCGAAGAACGGCACGCTCGACCTCGACTACACCTGCACGATCGACGCAGGCTCCTGGCCCGACAACTACCACGGCACCAACCGGGTCACCGTCACCTGGGACAAGGCCACGTACTTCTCGCCGACCGGATCCGCGACGTACGACAACGCGGTCGAGGACAGCGAGACCACCGAGACGCCGGCCCACAAGGACATCGACCTGGTCGACGCGATCACCGAGGCGGGCGGCAACCCGGTGGCCGTCACCCTCAGCCCGTCCAGCCTGAACTGGGTCGACGTCTGGAACGAGACAGGCCACACCGTCACGATCGACGCCCAGGTGCAGCTGGACACCGGGCTCGCGGCGGGCGCGTGCACGACGTACGACAACGTCGTCTCCATCACCGGGACCCAGATCTCCGACACCGCCACCACCGAGGTGTGCCGCCCGGAGATCACCAAGACGGTGAAGGCGGAGTACGGCCGCACCTACAGGTGGACGCTCGACAAGACCGTCGACGAGGACTCCGTCGAGATCGGTCCCGACGGCTCGGCGACCTTCCACTACGGCGTGACCGCGACCCCCGACGGGTTCACCGACGGAACGGCGTCCTGGACCGGCACCATCACGGTCGAGAACCCCTCGGCCACGAAGGCGCTGGACACGACGATCACCGACGTCTCGGGGGTCGCCGGCTGGACCTGCACGATCACGGGCGACCCCGCCGTCACCGTCGACCCGGGCGACACCACCGTCGTCCCCTACACCTGCGCCGGTGACGTGACCACCCACCCGAGCGGTACGAACACCGCCACGGCGACCTTCGGCGGCAAGACCGTCACCACCGAGGTCCCGGTGTCCTTCGCCAAGGTCACCGACGTCGACAAGACGATCACGGTGACCGATCCGAAGGCCCCGAACACCACGCTCGGCAACGCCGACTGGGGCGACGGCACCCAGGCGACCACCTTCGAGTACGACTGGACGGCTCCCGCGGGCACGCTCGGGGTCTGCGAGACCTACGACAACACCGCCACCATCACCGAGACCGGCCAGAACGCCACCGAAAAGGTGGAGGTGTGCCGGGAGGCGCCGCTCGAGGTGACCAAGACCGCGGCCGGCTCCTACGACCGCACCTACCACTGGAAGATCGCGAAGGCGGCCGACGAGACGTCCGTCGAGATCCGCGACGGCCAGAGCCACGACTTCCACTACACCGTCGACGTCACCAAGGACGGCTACGCCGACTCCGGCTGGGAGGCGCACGGCACCATCACCGTGCACAACCCCAACGCGTACGCCGACGGGGCCATCGTCGCCGACGTCACCGACGATCTCTCCGGCGTGACCGGCGGCGTCTGCACCGTCACCGGCGGCACCGACGTCGAGCTCGCGCCAGGCGCGACCGAGGAGCTCGGCTACGCCTGCACCTTCGGGGCCGAGCCCGCGGCGTACACCGGCACCAACACGGCGACCGCGAGCTGGACCGACCCTGACGACGAGGACGCGACGGCCACCGGCACCGCGCCGCTGACCCTCCAGGTCGACGACGAGATCGACAAGTCGATCGACGTGGTCGACGACAAGACCGAGCCCGGGGCGAGCCACCCGCTCGGCACCAGCACCTGGGACGCCGGTCCGTTCTCCTACACCTACACCGTCACCAAGTCGGGCGTGGCCGGGACGTGCACGACCTACGACAACACCGCGACGATCGTGCAGGCCGAGCAGTCCGCCGACGAGTCGGTCGAGCTGTGCGTGGTGAGGACGCCGGCCGCCGCCGCCGCGTTCGCCGGCGACTTCGACCGGTCCTACGCCTGGGCGATCACCAAGGAGGCGGACCAGACCCAGCTCCAGGCCGGGGTCGACGGGAAGGCCAACGCCCACTACGTCGTCGCGGCGATCCCGGGAGCGGCGACCGACAGCGGCTGGACCGCCTCGGGCTCGGTGCAGGTGACCAACCCGAACGACTTCAAGGACGTGTCCGCCGGCGTCTCGGTGACGCTGGACGTCGACGCCCCGGCCACCTGTGTCGCGACGGGCTCGCCGGTGACGGTGCCGGCGGGCCAGACGGTCGCCGTACCGATCACCTGCACGTTCCCCGACAGCGGGTACGCCGACGGCACGGCCACCGTGTCGATCGCCTGGGCCGCCGGCTCGCCGGTCGTGACCCAGGTGCCGGTCGCCTTCGTGCTGGACACCGAGACGAACCGGACCGTCACCGTCACCGACGACAAGGCCGGCACCGTCGGCGCCCCGGCGACGCTGGGCACCGCGGACTGGAACGCCGGCGGCCAGCCGACCCTGTTCGACTACACGCTGCCCCTGTCGGCGGTCCCCGGCCAGTGCCAGACCTGGACCAACACCGCCACCATCGTGGAGACCAAGCAGTCCGCGGGCGAGCAGGTTCAGGTCTGCATGCCGGGTCAGGTCGGCGGCATCGAGCTGTCGATGCAGGCCTCGGTCAAGACCGCCTGCGTGACCAGGCGGTACGGCGAGGCGCTCGTGACGGCGGTCAACCCGATCACCTCCTCGATCCCGGGCACGGTCCGGGTCCGGGTGGGCAAGAAGGTCCGCGGCACCGCGCAGGTGCAGCCCGGCCAGACCCGCGAGATCCACCTCACCGGACTGCGGATCGGCAAGGTCGTGCGGGTCGTCATGGACGGTGGCGCCGTCCTGGCGAAGGCGAAGGTGAAGGGCGGTTGCAAGGTCAAGGCGGTGGCACCGACCACCGGTGTGCGGCAGGCCGCCTGGGACGGAGGCCGGCTGAGCGTGCCGTCGACCGGGATCTCCGCCCAGCTGCGCGCGACCGCGACGCCGCGGGTCCCGCTGAACCGGAACGCCCTCGGCCAGGCCTTCTTCTGGCGGGGCGACGGCGAGCCCGGTGGCCCCGGCTCGGTCCTCGTGGCGCTGCACTCCAACCGCAGCGGCTGGGCCGCGGGCAACCGGCTGCCGAAGCTCCGCAAGGGCGCGACCGTGCAGGTGGAGCTGGGGTCGGGCAAGGTGCTGACCTACCGGGTGACCCGGTCGATCGCCCGGGCCCCGCTGAATCTCTCCGAGAAGCGGATGGCCGAGCTGCAGAGCAACCTCGGCCCGTCCCAGCTGGTGCTGACCACCTGCAACCGCTGGGCTCTCGACGGGAGTGGGCGGTACCGGTACCGCAGCCTGGCCTACCTGAAGCTGATCGACTAG
- a CDS encoding lytic murein transglycosylase: MPRPDRYLVGAVSLAVVTIALVIGVGVAFAYDAGSRRPPLPDPAAQAPAPALTGVPPAPAAPAAPATAPDPYRPDAAWLARVAAQTGIPARALAAYARAHLQVAAEQPGCRVAWNSIAAIGGIESTHGSVHGSVLGEDGVPRPQVLGPVLDGGAFGAVHDTDGGAMDGDATWDRAIGPLQFIPSTWATWGADGNGDGVADPNQIDDAALAAARYLCHAGDLADPDTWRRAIFSFNHSDAYVTDIADLANVYAARSAPA; encoded by the coding sequence ATGCCCCGGCCGGACCGCTACCTGGTCGGCGCGGTCTCCCTCGCGGTCGTCACGATCGCGCTGGTGATCGGCGTCGGCGTGGCGTTCGCGTACGACGCCGGCTCGCGTCGCCCACCGCTGCCGGACCCGGCGGCGCAGGCCCCGGCGCCGGCGCTCACCGGGGTCCCGCCGGCCCCCGCCGCCCCCGCCGCGCCCGCGACCGCGCCGGACCCGTACCGGCCCGACGCCGCCTGGCTGGCCCGGGTGGCGGCGCAGACCGGCATCCCGGCGCGGGCGTTGGCGGCGTACGCACGAGCGCACCTGCAGGTCGCGGCCGAGCAGCCGGGCTGCCGGGTCGCGTGGAACAGCATCGCCGCGATCGGCGGCATCGAGTCCACCCATGGCAGCGTGCACGGCTCGGTGCTGGGCGAGGACGGCGTGCCACGTCCGCAGGTCCTCGGGCCGGTGCTCGACGGGGGCGCGTTCGGCGCCGTCCACGACACCGACGGCGGCGCGATGGACGGCGACGCCACCTGGGACCGCGCGATCGGACCGCTGCAGTTCATCCCCTCGACCTGGGCGACGTGGGGCGCCGACGGCAACGGCGACGGGGTCGCCGACCCGAACCAGATCGACGACGCGGCGCTCGCGGCCGCGCGCTACCTGTGCCACGCGGGCGACCTCGCCGACCCCGACACCTGGCGGCGCGCGATCTTCAGCTTCAACCACTCCGACGCCTACGTCACCGACATCGCCGACCTGGCCAACGTGTACGCCGCGCGCTCCGCGCCAGCGTGA
- a CDS encoding YajQ family cyclic di-GMP-binding protein, with protein MADSSFDIVSKIDRQEVDNALGQTAREISTRFDFKGTGATIEWKGEHAIEISASADDRASAVLSVFQDKLIKRNQSLKILDASEPRQSGQVSKIGITLKEGISSEDAKKVSKLIRDEGPKGVKAQIQGDELRVSSKKRDDLQAVQALVKAQDYDFAVQFTNYR; from the coding sequence ATGGCCGACTCCTCGTTCGACATCGTCTCCAAGATCGACCGCCAGGAGGTCGACAACGCGCTCGGGCAGACGGCGCGCGAGATCTCGACCCGCTTCGACTTCAAGGGCACCGGCGCCACCATCGAGTGGAAGGGCGAGCACGCGATCGAGATCAGCGCGTCCGCCGACGACCGGGCCAGCGCCGTGCTCAGCGTCTTCCAGGACAAGCTGATCAAGCGCAACCAGTCGCTGAAGATCCTCGACGCCTCCGAGCCGCGCCAGTCCGGCCAGGTCTCCAAGATCGGGATCACCCTCAAGGAGGGGATCAGCTCCGAGGACGCCAAGAAGGTGTCCAAGCTGATCCGCGACGAGGGCCCGAAGGGCGTCAAGGCGCAGATCCAGGGCGACGAGCTGCGCGTCTCGTCCAAGAAGCGCGACGACCTGCAGGCCGTGCAGGCCCTGGTCAAGGCGCAGGACTACGACTTCGCGGTGCAGTTCACCAACTACCGCTGA
- a CDS encoding nuclear transport factor 2 family protein → MTDADRRDIHDTVLRYCRAVDRLDYAGIRAVYAEDGVDHHTGFSGPADDYVAWLREVLPRLDGTMHVIGNHLAEVAGDEAVAETYGTAVHWGTPSSDARRNFTTGFRYVDHFVRTPAGWRIRERYAVREWTRSDAGRLLAPEGAGPRGSRDGSDPLAVVRQAVLGDRAVR, encoded by the coding sequence GTGACAGACGCCGACCGCCGCGACATCCACGACACCGTGCTCCGCTACTGCCGCGCGGTCGACAGGCTCGACTACGCCGGCATCCGGGCGGTGTACGCCGAGGACGGCGTCGACCACCACACCGGGTTCAGCGGGCCGGCCGACGACTACGTCGCCTGGCTGCGCGAGGTGCTGCCCCGGCTCGACGGCACCATGCACGTCATCGGCAACCACCTCGCCGAGGTGGCGGGCGACGAGGCGGTCGCCGAGACGTACGGCACCGCCGTGCACTGGGGGACGCCGTCGAGCGACGCGCGGCGCAACTTCACCACCGGCTTCCGGTACGTCGACCACTTCGTCCGCACCCCCGCCGGCTGGCGGATCCGGGAGCGGTACGCCGTGCGGGAGTGGACGCGCAGCGACGCGGGCCGGCTGCTCGCGCCGGAGGGCGCCGGCCCCCGCGGCAGCCGCGACGGGAGCGATCCGCTCGCCGTCGTGCGGCAGGCCGTGCTCGGGGACCGCGCCGTCCGCTGA